A genomic stretch from Setaria viridis chromosome 1, Setaria_viridis_v4.0, whole genome shotgun sequence includes:
- the LOC117861902 gene encoding uncharacterized protein encodes MITKPATLHQIRQATTPSPAAGRMPWFPAVPPALAAADGGRIKKQRAGLPKLLHKLFIKVLRLRPSSAAEEFYGYRMGGGGSGEEYCYYYSYGGAGSSWAGVLSSIPEEDDSSEEGTPDVAPGPAVLRKAQSERFVVGPPDAATVVHVEVLL; translated from the coding sequence ATGATCACAAAGCCTGCTACGCTCCACCAGATCCGCCAAGCAACCACGCCAagtcccgccgccggcaggATGCCGTGGTTCCCGGCGGTGCCaccggcgctggcggcggccgacggtggCCGGATCAAGAAGCAGCGCGCGGGGCTCCCGAAGCTGCTGCACAAGCTCTTCATCAAGGTGCTCCGGCTCAggccgtcgtcggcggcggaggagttCTACGGATAccggatgggcggcggcggcagcggcgaggagtACTGCTACTACTACAGCTACGGCGGCGCGGGGTCGTCGTGGGCCGGCGTGTTGTCCTCCAtcccggaggaggacgacagCTCCGAGGAGGGCACACCCGAcgtcgcccccggccccgccgtgCTCCGCAAGGCCCAGTCCGAGCGCTTCGTCGTCGgcccgcccgacgccgccaccgtcgtccaCGTCGAGGTCCTCCTCTAG